TCTAACACCACTAGTCTCATCAACAATTTCATCTATGAGGAGGTGAGTGTATAGCGTCTTATCACCCAGCAACATCTGCACTAGCCTGTATACCCTCTGCCTATCGATCTTCCTTCCACGTATAACGAGGTGTAGCAACGGCTTCTTCTGATAACCGGACAAGGTTGATGCTATTCTACGCAACTCCTCCTCCAGGGATTCATAGTCAATTAGATACAGGGGTTGAGGACGTAGGTTATCAAGCTTAACCTGGTATGTGTAGGCGCTTCTTGAATCAACCTCAGCTATTACGAATCCATGTTCATACTCGGCCTCATCCAGTCGAAGCGCGTCGAGCGAGCCAGGATAAGCGCCTATGGTTTCACCTACACGGAGAGTACTTGGCCTATGAATGTGTCCTAATGCATAGTAGCTATAGCCCCTTGGCAGCTCGTCTACCGCTATCTCGGGTTCGGGCGAGTACCCCTCAAGGCCCTGGTGGAGCACGAGTATCTTAGGGCCGTTAAAGTCGGGGTTAGCTAGACTTGCCAGCCGCAGACGGAGCTTGTCAACAGCAGTCTTCCTGTGGTGCGGCAAGCCTGCAACAAGAACTTCGCTTCCATTGCGCACCCGTAAGGATATCATAGCATCATTGGAGACGCCCAATACTTTCACAAGCCCAACTTCTTCTAACACGGAGAGTGGGTGTTCGCCCCTCCTCTTTGGT
The Pyrolobus fumarii 1A DNA segment above includes these coding regions:
- a CDS encoding metallophosphoesterase family protein — translated: MQSVIVAHLADTHLGYRQYSIYERELDIYEAFSEAISKIIEERVDIVVHAGDFFDTSKPPPQAIRVAIRELRRLREAGIPIVAVLGDHDIPKRRGEHPLSVLEEVGLVKVLGVSNDAMISLRVRNGSEVLVAGLPHHRKTAVDKLRLRLASLANPDFNGPKILVLHQGLEGYSPEPEIAVDELPRGYSYYALGHIHRPSTLRVGETIGAYPGSLDALRLDEAEYEHGFVIAEVDSRSAYTYQVKLDNLRPQPLYLIDYESLEEELRRIASTLSGYQKKPLLHLVIRGRKIDRQRVYRLVQMLLGDKTLYTHLLIDEIVDETSGVRVEPDARLDRFELLVKLLGDRELAKLADDIIEKVAAGARDYEIRLVVEEFFKKRYGGGTQ